A stretch of Mucilaginibacter terrae DNA encodes these proteins:
- a CDS encoding PIG-L family deacetylase, protein MKIFKSLSIALLITTGALAQTAPPANLSTIRQQFKKLNVLGSVLYIAAHPDDENTRLLAYLAQEKGYRTGYLALTRGDGGQNLIGNEQAELLGLIRTQELLAARRADGAEQFFSRANDFGFSKGPDETLKIWDRDKILGDMVWVIRQFKPDVMICRFPTTGEGGHGHHTSSAIITQEAFTAAADPKRYPEQLKYVQPWQAKRLLWNTFNFGGNNTISPDQFKVDVGVYNPILGKGYGEIAAESRSNHKSQGFGSARQRGQSFEYFKTILGEAPKEDLLDGTLTTWKRVKGGDDIATNLSIISKAFDADAPEKSVPELVKLRTKIEKVSDVYWRTLKLKELDNLIAACAGLWFESYAAEASYALGDSIAIRSQVLNRYSNKVKLQSISIQKQAQTFAGTGQVIPANELKTYSIKALADKLTQPYWLNAPHGIGAYTLPNDELAGNPENPDLLTVSYTFEIEGKPIHYDRKLIYKYVDPVRGELYEPIEIAPPVTATISNKVYVYSTKQPQTLQVKLKSFINGGGSISIKPVVGWQISPASISFADKKKGDEWTADFTITPIANAQNGTAEAVVTVNGKNYSLGLQRIQYEHIPNISLFPPAQAKLVNLDLKIAGKKIGYITGAGDFVADALRQIGYEVHLLTENEIMNGDLSVYDAIVTGVRAYNVDERLAFEQPKLMEYVKNGGNLVVQYNNPAGLVTQQIGPYALLPGNERVTDEFAKVTITNPQSPLLNYPNKITQTDFDGWVQERGLYFVNGVVQEYQTIFEMNDAGESPKNGSLISANYGKGRYVYTSLAFFRQLPAGVPGAYRLFVNLLSKPK, encoded by the coding sequence ATGAAGATTTTTAAATCACTTTCAATTGCTCTACTCATAACAACCGGTGCATTAGCGCAAACGGCTCCACCGGCCAATTTATCTACCATAAGGCAGCAGTTTAAAAAGTTGAACGTATTGGGCAGCGTGCTTTACATAGCCGCCCACCCCGATGATGAGAATACCCGTTTGCTGGCCTACCTGGCGCAGGAAAAAGGCTACCGTACCGGCTACCTGGCGTTAACCCGTGGCGATGGTGGTCAGAATTTGATAGGTAACGAGCAGGCCGAACTGTTAGGTTTAATACGCACACAGGAGCTGTTAGCTGCCCGCCGTGCTGATGGTGCCGAGCAATTTTTTAGCCGCGCCAACGATTTTGGGTTTAGCAAAGGCCCTGATGAAACGCTGAAAATTTGGGACCGTGATAAGATCTTAGGCGATATGGTATGGGTGATACGCCAATTTAAACCCGATGTAATGATATGCCGTTTCCCTACTACCGGCGAGGGCGGGCATGGGCACCATACCTCATCGGCAATTATAACCCAAGAGGCTTTTACCGCCGCGGCCGATCCGAAGCGTTACCCCGAACAGTTGAAGTATGTACAGCCATGGCAGGCCAAACGCCTGCTGTGGAACACCTTTAATTTTGGAGGTAACAATACCATAAGCCCTGATCAATTTAAGGTAGATGTAGGCGTTTACAATCCTATACTGGGAAAAGGCTACGGCGAAATTGCAGCCGAAAGCCGTTCTAACCATAAATCGCAGGGTTTTGGTTCGGCAAGGCAACGCGGGCAATCATTCGAGTATTTTAAGACCATATTGGGCGAGGCTCCAAAAGAAGACCTGCTCGACGGTACCCTTACCACCTGGAAACGAGTAAAAGGCGGAGACGATATTGCCACCAATCTTTCTATCATCTCCAAAGCATTTGATGCCGATGCTCCCGAAAAATCAGTGCCCGAACTGGTAAAACTTCGTACCAAAATTGAAAAAGTAAGCGATGTATACTGGCGCACCCTCAAGCTTAAAGAACTGGATAACTTAATAGCCGCATGTGCCGGCCTATGGTTTGAAAGCTATGCCGCCGAAGCCAGTTATGCCCTGGGTGATAGCATTGCCATCCGCTCGCAGGTGCTAAACCGCTACAGTAATAAGGTCAAACTGCAAAGCATCAGCATACAAAAGCAAGCGCAAACTTTTGCAGGAACCGGGCAGGTTATACCCGCTAACGAGTTAAAAACTTATTCCATTAAAGCCCTTGCCGATAAGTTAACTCAGCCCTACTGGCTCAATGCGCCGCACGGCATAGGCGCTTATACCTTACCCAACGACGAGCTGGCAGGCAACCCCGAAAATCCCGATCTGTTAACTGTGAGCTATACTTTTGAGATAGAAGGCAAGCCCATTCATTACGACCGTAAATTAATATATAAATATGTTGATCCGGTGCGTGGTGAGCTGTACGAGCCAATTGAAATTGCCCCGCCGGTTACGGCAACCATTAGCAATAAGGTTTATGTGTACAGCACCAAACAGCCGCAAACTTTACAGGTAAAGCTTAAAAGTTTTATTAATGGTGGCGGAAGCATCAGCATTAAACCGGTGGTGGGTTGGCAGATCAGTCCGGCGAGCATAAGCTTTGCTGATAAGAAAAAGGGCGACGAGTGGACGGCTGACTTTACCATAACCCCTATTGCCAATGCACAAAACGGTACCGCCGAAGCAGTTGTTACGGTAAACGGCAAAAACTACAGTTTAGGCTTACAGCGTATTCAATACGAGCATATTCCTAATATATCGTTATTCCCGCCTGCACAGGCCAAGCTGGTAAACCTCGACCTGAAAATTGCCGGTAAAAAGATAGGTTACATAACCGGAGCTGGTGATTTTGTGGCCGATGCCCTGCGCCAGATAGGCTACGAGGTACACCTGCTCACCGAAAACGAGATCATGAACGGCGACTTATCTGTTTACGATGCCATTGTTACCGGTGTGCGAGCTTACAACGTTGACGAACGTTTGGCCTTTGAACAACCTAAGTTAATGGAGTATGTAAAAAATGGCGGTAATTTGGTGGTGCAATACAATAATCCGGCAGGCTTGGTAACACAGCAAATAGGCCCCTACGCTTTACTTCCGGGTAATGAGCGCGTTACCGATGAGTTTGCCAAAGTGACAATTACCAACCCGCAAAGCCCGCTGCTGAACTATCCCAACAAAATAACCCAAACCGATTTTGACGGTTGGGTACAAGAACGCGGCCTGTACTTTGTTAACGGCGTAGTGCAGGAGTATCAAACCATTTTTGAGATGAATGATGCAGGCGAATCACCTAAAAATGGTTCATTAATTTCGGCTAATTATGGCAAAGGCAGGTATGTATATACCTCGCTGGCGTTCTTCAGGCAGTTGCCTGCCGGGGTGCCGGGGGCTTACAGGTTGTTTGTGAATTTGTTGAGTAAACCAAAATAG